The Oncorhynchus nerka isolate Pitt River linkage group LG3, Oner_Uvic_2.0, whole genome shotgun sequence genome includes the window CAATATTATAGAGCTAAATTATGTTCGTTTTTAGGTTATATCTATCTTATGTAGTTTActagttggctagctaacgttagtcaaacaaccTAACTTACCTTTCTTGCAGTTTGTCATGCAGGATCACTCTGAGGGGATTCAAGTGAATTGTGTTTCAAGCCGCAGGGCTTCTGTATTGTGCACTGGTCACTCGTATACTGGTCCCTGGCGTGCCGTTTCTCACACAGGTGTATTCTGAAGTGATTCAAGTGAATTGTGTTTCGCGCCATAGAGCGTCTGTATCGAGCATGGGTCACTCGTGCACTTGTCACTGGCACGGGTGTTTCTTGAGTTGTAGGCTGCCTGCCACAGCTCACAGAGCTAAATAACCTTTAGAACTGTGTTGAACCCAGACAGATTGTTTTTTTACCAAGAAAAGTGAATGTGCTTTACAGAACTTTATTGAAACTATGTTTGGTATTTATTTTGGTGTGGTAGAAATTATTCTGCCGTGGAGCAGTGCAACACTTAAGTGAACCTAGAGGAAACCCTGCCCCAAGTAAATGTTTGTTGAAAGTTTCTTTGCCGTGCTTTCGGTAGACTATCATCTCGACCTCAAGATAGCTATAGCTATGCCGCTGGAGGTTCGAGCTGGATTGGCTAGATCATGAAATGCCAATGACACACACACCAGAGGTTGCCAATTCTCTTCCTGGCCACCTTTCGTTAGGAATGTATGTCCCATGTTGCTGATGAAATTCACCAAACTCGTAATTTATCCAGACAAAGAAATTCTATTGGTTAATCTGTGACTAAAGAATGTGGTTGGCTAATCTGTAAATAAGGAATATGATTGGTTAATCTGTGCAGGTGGGGACGAGGCAGCAGAGAGTGAACACACTCTAGAGGAAACGTCTGCAAAAGAAGGAAGTGAGATGCTGCACAAGAAGAACAAGAAGCACAAAAAACACAAgggcaaaaagaagaagaagaaacgtGGCAAGGGAGAGCGGGAGACCAGCTCAGAGTCGGTCCCAGAGTCCGACGTAGAGAAGCCACCAGTCAGAACCAGAGCAGGGTGAGGCTCCTCCCATTAGACTCAGAACATTGTTTGATTCCTCCCGTTAGAACCACAACAATGAGGAAGTTAGATTAATCTTAACTGCTGTGCACGTGCTTAACCTATGTCCCTTTTGTTTTGAGAAGACTTCGCCATCAGCCAGAGCAGGGCATCTGGCTCACACCCGGATGGCAGCGCAGTTCCAAAACTAATGCAATTACTTTTCACCCGGCGCATACTCTTCCCACCAGAGCAACATGGGCCAAATAATTGAATGCACTCACTGCTAGACTCTGCCCATTACACCCAGACCTGTGCTGTGCCTGGTCACCCCTAGATGGTTTCCTCACTGGAATATAGGAGACAAAGCAGCAGAAATGTTGCACTAATCAGCCAACAGGCTCTTGTTTGTCTTTATACTACTGGGACGATTGTGAATATTTGCTGTAATAATAAAtgttttctttgttgtttttagcTTGAGGAGTGCTGGCCTTGTGGCTCCTGATGCAGCAGCAGGTACAAAAGATGAGGCAACAAAGGGCTTGATCACAGGTAAGGAGTGTGGCTCTGGGTTCGGGTGTAGGAAATTAACAGATACTAAAGTTATTTGTTGCTAATGCCTGTGTACCGGTACAAGCAGATAAACCTGAGGTATGTGATGCTAAAGCCAGAAAACACAAAAGACATTTTGGGAAAAAGAagaaaaagaggaggagaaaaggggaagagaagcaggagaagaACTCACCTTTACACTCCCCATCAGAGAGCGAATCTATGTCAGGGTCAGATTCTGAGTCTGAGGAGAAGCCAGCTGGCACGGATGTGCAAGCAGTTCCCATCCTGTCTAAGGCCAGACAAGAGGTATATGTGTCCTCCCTATGCCTAACTCTCGGCCAAAAAGAGCGATCTCTGAAAATGTGTCAAACCTTGGATGAGCAGTCTATGGATGCACGAGGAAAGACAGAAGAGAAGGTGCCCCCTGCTGACAGGGAGGAACAGACCGTCTCCGTCATAAAGGCAGAAGATTCACGGAGCGGCAGGTGCTTCAGTCACTCCCAGGAGCTTCCGGACATCATCCCCAAGCAAGGcggccagagagaggagacaaacgCAGGGCAGAGGTCAAAGGTGAATAACCATGCTCCCTCACGGTCAAGGTCACAGTCACTGACGGACACTAAAAGAGCCAGATCGAGTGTTAGTCGTTCGACAAGCTCCAAGCGGTCCATATCAAGCCGCAGTCGTTCACTAAGCCCCAAGCAATTGTCTGGTCTGCCTGTGTCTAGCAGGGGCAGGTCTCGATCCTTCTCAAAGAGCATGACTCCCAAGAGGAAGCAGTCTAAGTCCCTTAAAAGGACAGGACGTAAGTCCCATTCTCTGACTCCTAAGAGAGGACGCAAGTCCCCTTCTCTGTCCCCCAGGAGAGGACGCAAGTCCCCTTCTCTATCCCCCAGGAGAGGACGCAAGTCCCCTTCTCTGTCCCCCAGGAGAGGACCCAAGTCCCCTTCTCTGTCCCCCAGGAGAGGACGCAAGTCCCCTTCTCTGTCCCGCAGGAGAGGACGCAAGTCCCCTTCTCTGTCCCCCAGGAGAGGACGCAAGTCCCCTTCTCTGTCCCCCAGGAGAGGACGCAAGTCCCCTTCTCTGTCCCCCAGGAGAGGACGCAAGTCCCCTTCTCTGTCCCCCAGGAGAGGACGCAAGTCCCCTTCTCTGTCCCCCAGGAGAGGACGCAAGTCCCCTTCTCTGTCCCCCAGGAGAGGGCGCAATTCCCTTCTCTGTCCCCCAGGAGAGGGCGCAACTCCCCTTCTCTGTCCCCCAGGAGAGGGCGCAACTCCCCTTCTCTGTCCCCCAGGAGAGGACGCAAGTCCCCTTCACTGTCCCCCAGGAGAGGACGCACGTCGTCTCCTCTGTCCCCCAGGAGAGGACGCACGTCGTCTCCTCTGTCCCCCAGGAGAGGACGCAAGTCGTCTCCTCTGTCCCCCAGGAGAGGACGCAAGTCGTCTCCTCTGTCCCCCAGGAAGGGACGCAAGTCGTCTCCTCTGTCCCCCAGGAAGGGACGCAAGTCGTCTCTTCTGTCCCCCAGGAGAGGACGCAAGTCCCCCAAGAGAGGACGCAAGTCCCCTTCTCTGTCCCCCAGGGGGGGACGGAAGTCGTCTCCTCTATCCCCCAGGGGGGGACGCAAACTGTCTCCGTCTCCAAGACGAGGGCGGCGGTCAGAGTCCAGGCCTCGTGGTCGTGTCAGGAGGTCGAGGACCAGAACCCCCCCCCTTCGTCGTGGTAGACCCTCGAGGTCCCGCTCGCCTGTGAGGCTGACTCGCCGCTCACGCTCCAAATCTAGACGGCTCCGTCATTCCCGGTCCTTGAGAAGAGGCCGGCGCTCCAAAAGCAGCTCCCCGTCTCACAGGAAGAGGTCCCCCCCCAGGACACGACGGTCCCGGTCTCCGGTCAGGAAAGGCAAGCGTACTCGGTCCCGCTCTGTCGTGATCCTGAAGAGGAACAGGAAAGGCTCACTGTCCAAATCCCCAACAGGCAAGAACACCAAGTCCCGCTCCAGGAGCTGCAGGAAATCCAGTTCACCAGTACAGAAAATACTTTCTAGATCACCAAAGCGGAGCAGGACAAAGTCCAGATCCCCAATACGCAGTAAACCATCAAGATCACCATCCCCATGTAACAGGTCTTGTACTCCTAAATCCAAATCGCTGAAAAGAAACAAGTGTTCACTGTCAAAATCGCCCAAAAGAGACACATCGAAATCTAGGTCTGTCTTAAGCGACAGGCAATCTGAGAGCGTATCCCCAGAATGCTCAAGGTCCAGGTCTACTGACCTGAAGTCTCTGAAATCAGTCAAACATACTGCAGACAAGACTGTGAATGATGACCCACCTACCAAGCCTGTTGGGGAGGCTGTAGCAACAGCTGCAACAGGGCCCTGGAAGCCCCTCCCTTGGGCTGCACCCTCCAGTTCTATCATACAGGGCAAGCCAGTGGCTGGGCAGGCTGACGAGAGCAGCTCTGAGATTCCATCTGAAGACCACGACTCCGCAGCAGAAGAGCCAAAGGGAGCAAGAAGCCCAACAAGCTCCTCTGAAGAAGAGCCAGATGAGCATGCTATCTCCAGGTCTGTGTCACCAGAGACCGCTTGTGCTGATCGTCGCTACAGGGTATCATCTTCTAAAT containing:
- the LOC115111674 gene encoding LOW QUALITY PROTEIN: serine/arginine repetitive matrix protein 2-like (The sequence of the model RefSeq protein was modified relative to this genomic sequence to represent the inferred CDS: inserted 1 base in 1 codon) yields the protein MEYAMDTRQGGDEAAESEHTLEETSAKEGSEMLHKKNKKHKKHKGKKKKKKRGKGERETSSESVPESDVEKPPVRTRAGLRSAGLVAPDAAAGTKDEATKGLITDKPEVCDAKARKHKRHFGKKKKKRRRKGEEKQEKNSPLHSPSESESMSGSDSESEEKPAGTDVQAVPILSKARQEVYVSSLCLTLGQKERSLKMCQTLDEQSMDARGKTEEKVPPADREEQTVSVIKAEDSRSGRCFSHSQELPDIIPKQGGQREETNAGQRSKVNNHAPSRSRSQSLTDTKRARSSVSRSTSSKRSISSRSRSLSPKQLSERTQVPFSVPQERTQVPFSIPQERTQVPFSVPQERTQVPFSVPQERTQVPFSVPQERTQVPFSVPQERTQVPFSVPQERTQVPFSVPQERTQVPFSVPQERTQVPFSVPQERTQVPFSVPQERAQFPSLSPRRGRNSPSLSPRRGRNSPSLSPRRGRKSPSLSPRRGRTSSPLSPRRGRTSSPLSPRRGRKSSPLSPRRGRKSSPLSPRKGRKSSPLSPRKGRKSSLLSPRRGRKSPKRGRKSPSLSPRGGRKSSPLSPRGGRKLSPSPRRGRRSESRPRGRVRRSRTRTPPLRRGRPSRSRSPVRLTRRSRSKSRRLRHSRSLRRGRRSKSSSPSHRKRSPPRTRRSRSPVRKGKRTRSRSVVILKRNRKGSLSKSPTGKNTKSRSRSCRKSSSPVQKILSRSPKRSRTKSRSPIRSKPSRSPSPCNRSCTPKSKSLKRNKCSLSKSPKRDTSKSRSVLSDRQSESVSPECSRSRSTDLKSLKSVKHTADKTVNDDPPTKPVGEAVATAATGPWKPLPWAAPSSSIIQGKPVAGQADESSSEIPSEDHDSAAEEPKGARSPTSSSEEEPDEHAISRSVSPETACADRRYRVSSSKSSIKKASSSKQRQSSKSASPARKSHSPAGRKTSTSPSRRCSRSKSTSQSKSTSRRRRSKSPSRKRKSVSPPARRKKRSKSRSPVWRRRSRSKSPARRRKSHSKSRTKHSKSRSPARRKRSKSTDRRKRLKSRSPGRRRRSVSRRRRPIMRNRSFDRRDRWKREPSHSPILILRKRRSTSRTRRSASKTPPRLTELDKDQLLEIAKANAAAMCAKAGVPIPESLRPKAILQLPXPNPAPTPLNLPLPLPLPLNMPGMGMPNMNMPNMNMPNMNISNMAMSAAMASMKAATMTAALTNMAQMSNMPQMAPLPTITNKPPPSQAPQTTLPPLNLDHIEEVKRKVTQQANIYSIKELTEKCKMIAASKEEMAIAKPHVSDDEDEDRKPCGKSLS